In one Sander lucioperca isolate FBNREF2018 chromosome 7, SLUC_FBN_1.2, whole genome shotgun sequence genomic region, the following are encoded:
- the tmem86a gene encoding lysoplasmalogenase-like protein TMEM86A, with protein MVSPVTVVKSEGPKLVPFFKATCVYFVLWLPTSSPSWFSALIKCLPIFCLWVFLLAHGFSFLGAHSNARKILAGLIFSALGDAFLIWQEQGYFVHGLLMFAITHILYSSAFGMKPVNVSAGLVITAVSSVSYMLLYPYLSGPFTYLVAVYIALIGFMGWRAIAGLQLTNDLWTWTKLCSCLGAVLFMVSDLTIAVNKFCFPVPHSRAIIMATYYAAQMLIALSAVECQDAEVARKRT; from the exons ATGGTTTCTCCGGTAACAGTA GTCAAGAGTGAAGGACCCAAGCTGGTGCCATTCTTTAAGGCAACCTGTGTATACTTTGTCCTGTGGCTGCCCACCTCAAGCCCATCCTGGTTCAGCGCACTTATCAAATGTCTACCCATCTTCTGCCTCTGGGTGTTTTTACTAGCACATGGATTCAGCTTCCTCGGTGCTCACTCCAATGCCCGCAAGATCTTGGCTGGCCTCATCTTTTCTGCTCTGGGTGATGCCTTTCTCATCTGGCAGGAGCAGGGCTACTTCGTCCACG GCCTTCTGATGTTTGCCATCACCCACATCCTCTACTCATCTGCCTTTGGGATGAAGCCTGTTAACGTGTCTGCTGGCCTAGTGATCACTGCGGTGTCCTCTGTGAGCTACATGCTGCTATACCCCTACCTGTCTGGCCCCTTCACCTACCTGGTGGCCGTCTACATTGCTCTGATCGGCTTCATGGGCTGGAGGGCCATCGCAGGCCTGCAGCTGACCAACGACCTGTGGACCTGGACCAAGCTGTGCTCCTGCCTGGGTGCCGTGCTCTTTATGGTCTCCGACCTGACCATCGCCGTCAACAAGTTCTGCTTCCCCGTGCCCCATTCGCGTGCCATCATCATGGCCACCTACTATGCCGCCCAGATGCTGATAGCGCTGTCGGCCGTTGAGTGCCAGGACGCGGAGGTGGCCAGGAAGAGAACGTGA
- the spty2d1 gene encoding protein SPT2 homolog isoform X1, whose amino-acid sequence MMDFDNILDIASQNQGLSSVQQKRYSLQTGPPKKDPRSKGVSSSAVQALLKKQKTDSKKKEILMKKQKEELLAKRVELKSDRKARAMASRTKDNFRGYNGIPVVELPKKRRSKHEMQDDKSMEERFRNNSIDPEDDEDNYEYEQTDSEPEQEPQPRRPGKTTGSSGNSSSSSSSNSSKPSSKKNSGPPKPAPPPMNFAELLKLAEKKQFEPVEVKAKVVKKDERLRTAEEIRELEMERKARRLDRDLKAEKERDSKSQSSTSSIKKPTFEKEQKNCKPQKNSLEKQSLPSGSGKKLHPTPTSDKGQSSSKPSVSDREKDRPKMSHSDRDRSRTSLSNSSGAMNSKVPSKAASSQVSAKQGGLKPSSSHKSSTASDLILKKESSSRASGVPGTRAPGTAATGQRSQHSSSQQTRPSQGSSLKQGPIVGGHKSGKGEQLRPGNNSVVKPSGNSVMRPSSGGPPKAGSQPQSRPGGTLQARAGGVAQARPGGSGIQGQPRGGGPRPPGIGPGRPGSGGPVPGRPTGSMGSGPGKPKCTVVSETISSKNFGGPRPGVPPRPGVLQRPGMPQRPGMPQRPGMPQRPGMPQRPMMNRPPGTMLGPITSAYKRKYEDEEDEYDPEMDDFIDDGDDGQDDISRHIKEIFGYDRNKYKDESDYALKFMESSWKDLQKEEARSLRMAVQEDLEEEKREQDELKRQDAKRKRKN is encoded by the exons ATGATGGACTTTGACAATATATTGGACATCGCCTCGCAAAACCAAGGCCTCAGCAGTGTACAG CAGAAGAGATACAGTTTACAAACTGGACCCCCCAAAAAGGACCCGAGGTCGAAAGGTGTAAGTTCTTCTGCTGTGCAGGCGCTTTTGAAGAAGCAAAAGACTGATAGCAAAAAGAAAG AAATTCTAATGAAGAAACAGAAGGAGGAACTACTAGCAAAGAGGGTTGAGTTGAAGTCGGACCGTAAAGCACGAGCCATGGCTTCCAGAACTAAGGACAATTTCAGAGGCTACAATGGCATTCCAGTGGTAGAGCTTCCTAAGAAGAGGAGATCGAAACATGAAATGCAGGACGATAAATCGATGGAGGAAAGATTTAGGAATAACTCAATTGACCCAGAGGATGATGAGGATAATTATGAGTATGAACAGACAGATTCAGAGCCGGAGCAGGAACCACAACCGCGGAGACCCGGGAAAACCACAGGTTCTTCTGggaatagtagtagtagtagcagtagcaacAGCAGCAAGCCCtcatctaaaaaaaacagtgggcCACCTAAGCCTGCTCCGCCTCCCATGAACTTTGCAGAATTACTCAAATTGGCAGAGAAGAAGCAGTTTGAGCCAGTTGAGGTGAAAGCCAAGGTAGTGAAAAAAGATGAAAGGCTCAGAACAGCTGAAGAGATAAGGGAACTGGAGATGGAGCGCAAGGCTAGGAGGCTGGACAGAGATTTaaaggcagagaaagagagagacagcaagTCTCAGTCTAGCACTAGTTCAATAAAAAAACCCACTTTTGAGAAGGAGCAGAAGAACTGCAAACCACAAAAGAACTCTTTAGAAAAGCAGAGTCTTCCGAGTGGGTCAGGGAAGAAGTTGCATCCAACGCCGACTAGTGATAAAGGCCAGTCTTCTTCCAAGCcctctgttagtgacagagaaAAAGATAGACCCAAGATGTCTCACAGCGATAGAGACAGATCCAGGACAAGTTTGTCTAACTCATCTGGTGCCATGAACAGTAAAGTTCCTTCGAAAGCCGCGTCTTCTCAGGTTTCAGCCAAACAAGGGGGCCTTAAGCCCTCGTCGAGTCACAAATCCAGCACCGCAAGTGACCTTATCCTCAAAAAAGAAAGCTCATCAAGAGCCTCAGGTGTTCCTGGGACCAGGGCTCCTGGAACAGCTGCAACAGGCCAACGATCTCAACATAGTAGCTCCCAACAGACCAGGCCCAGTCAGGGTAGCTCATTGAAGCAGGGACCTATAGTCGGCGGCCACAAGTCAGGAAAGGGAGAACAACTAAGGCCTGGAAATAACTCGGTTGTAAAACCAAGTGGTAATTCAGTGATGAGACCATCATCGGGCGGCCCTCCTAAGGCCGGAAGCCAACCTCAGTCAAGACCTGGAGGCACGCTCCAAGCTAGAGCGGGTGGTGTAGCACAGGCCAGGCCTGGTGGGAGTGGCATACAGGGTCAGCCTCGAGGTGGTGGACCCCGACCTCCAGGGATTGGACCTGGTCGGCCTGGTAGTGGAGGACCAGTACCTGGACGACCAACTGGCAGCATGGGATCAGGACCTGGAAAACCCAAGTGCACTGTGGTGTCAGAGACCATTTCATCCAAGAATTTTGGTGGACCCAGACCAGGAGTCCCTCCTCGGCCAGGCGTGCTACAGAGACCAGGGATGCCACAGAGACCAGGGATGCCACAGAGACCAGGGATGCCACAGAGACCAGGGATGCCACAGAGACCTATGATGAACAGACCACCAG GTACAATGTTGGGACCTATCACCTCTGCATACAAGAGGAAATACGAGGATGAGGAAGATGAGTATGACCCAGAAATGGACGATTTTATTGATGATGGAGATGACGGGCAAGATGACATTTCCAGGCACATTAAGGAAATCTTCGGCTACGATCGTAACAA ATACAAGGATGAGAGTGACTATGCGCTTAAATTCATGGAGAGCAGCTGGAAAGATTTGCAAAAAGAGGAGGCCAGGAG CCTGCGAATGGCTGTACAGGAAGATctggaggaggagaaaagagagcAAGACGAGCTGAAAAGGCAAGATGccaagaggaaaagaaagaactaA
- the spty2d1 gene encoding protein SPT2 homolog isoform X2, translating to MMDFDNILDIASQNQGLSSVQKRYSLQTGPPKKDPRSKGVSSSAVQALLKKQKTDSKKKEILMKKQKEELLAKRVELKSDRKARAMASRTKDNFRGYNGIPVVELPKKRRSKHEMQDDKSMEERFRNNSIDPEDDEDNYEYEQTDSEPEQEPQPRRPGKTTGSSGNSSSSSSSNSSKPSSKKNSGPPKPAPPPMNFAELLKLAEKKQFEPVEVKAKVVKKDERLRTAEEIRELEMERKARRLDRDLKAEKERDSKSQSSTSSIKKPTFEKEQKNCKPQKNSLEKQSLPSGSGKKLHPTPTSDKGQSSSKPSVSDREKDRPKMSHSDRDRSRTSLSNSSGAMNSKVPSKAASSQVSAKQGGLKPSSSHKSSTASDLILKKESSSRASGVPGTRAPGTAATGQRSQHSSSQQTRPSQGSSLKQGPIVGGHKSGKGEQLRPGNNSVVKPSGNSVMRPSSGGPPKAGSQPQSRPGGTLQARAGGVAQARPGGSGIQGQPRGGGPRPPGIGPGRPGSGGPVPGRPTGSMGSGPGKPKCTVVSETISSKNFGGPRPGVPPRPGVLQRPGMPQRPGMPQRPGMPQRPGMPQRPMMNRPPGTMLGPITSAYKRKYEDEEDEYDPEMDDFIDDGDDGQDDISRHIKEIFGYDRNKYKDESDYALKFMESSWKDLQKEEARSLRMAVQEDLEEEKREQDELKRQDAKRKRKN from the exons ATGATGGACTTTGACAATATATTGGACATCGCCTCGCAAAACCAAGGCCTCAGCAGTGTACAG AAGAGATACAGTTTACAAACTGGACCCCCCAAAAAGGACCCGAGGTCGAAAGGTGTAAGTTCTTCTGCTGTGCAGGCGCTTTTGAAGAAGCAAAAGACTGATAGCAAAAAGAAAG AAATTCTAATGAAGAAACAGAAGGAGGAACTACTAGCAAAGAGGGTTGAGTTGAAGTCGGACCGTAAAGCACGAGCCATGGCTTCCAGAACTAAGGACAATTTCAGAGGCTACAATGGCATTCCAGTGGTAGAGCTTCCTAAGAAGAGGAGATCGAAACATGAAATGCAGGACGATAAATCGATGGAGGAAAGATTTAGGAATAACTCAATTGACCCAGAGGATGATGAGGATAATTATGAGTATGAACAGACAGATTCAGAGCCGGAGCAGGAACCACAACCGCGGAGACCCGGGAAAACCACAGGTTCTTCTGggaatagtagtagtagtagcagtagcaacAGCAGCAAGCCCtcatctaaaaaaaacagtgggcCACCTAAGCCTGCTCCGCCTCCCATGAACTTTGCAGAATTACTCAAATTGGCAGAGAAGAAGCAGTTTGAGCCAGTTGAGGTGAAAGCCAAGGTAGTGAAAAAAGATGAAAGGCTCAGAACAGCTGAAGAGATAAGGGAACTGGAGATGGAGCGCAAGGCTAGGAGGCTGGACAGAGATTTaaaggcagagaaagagagagacagcaagTCTCAGTCTAGCACTAGTTCAATAAAAAAACCCACTTTTGAGAAGGAGCAGAAGAACTGCAAACCACAAAAGAACTCTTTAGAAAAGCAGAGTCTTCCGAGTGGGTCAGGGAAGAAGTTGCATCCAACGCCGACTAGTGATAAAGGCCAGTCTTCTTCCAAGCcctctgttagtgacagagaaAAAGATAGACCCAAGATGTCTCACAGCGATAGAGACAGATCCAGGACAAGTTTGTCTAACTCATCTGGTGCCATGAACAGTAAAGTTCCTTCGAAAGCCGCGTCTTCTCAGGTTTCAGCCAAACAAGGGGGCCTTAAGCCCTCGTCGAGTCACAAATCCAGCACCGCAAGTGACCTTATCCTCAAAAAAGAAAGCTCATCAAGAGCCTCAGGTGTTCCTGGGACCAGGGCTCCTGGAACAGCTGCAACAGGCCAACGATCTCAACATAGTAGCTCCCAACAGACCAGGCCCAGTCAGGGTAGCTCATTGAAGCAGGGACCTATAGTCGGCGGCCACAAGTCAGGAAAGGGAGAACAACTAAGGCCTGGAAATAACTCGGTTGTAAAACCAAGTGGTAATTCAGTGATGAGACCATCATCGGGCGGCCCTCCTAAGGCCGGAAGCCAACCTCAGTCAAGACCTGGAGGCACGCTCCAAGCTAGAGCGGGTGGTGTAGCACAGGCCAGGCCTGGTGGGAGTGGCATACAGGGTCAGCCTCGAGGTGGTGGACCCCGACCTCCAGGGATTGGACCTGGTCGGCCTGGTAGTGGAGGACCAGTACCTGGACGACCAACTGGCAGCATGGGATCAGGACCTGGAAAACCCAAGTGCACTGTGGTGTCAGAGACCATTTCATCCAAGAATTTTGGTGGACCCAGACCAGGAGTCCCTCCTCGGCCAGGCGTGCTACAGAGACCAGGGATGCCACAGAGACCAGGGATGCCACAGAGACCAGGGATGCCACAGAGACCAGGGATGCCACAGAGACCTATGATGAACAGACCACCAG GTACAATGTTGGGACCTATCACCTCTGCATACAAGAGGAAATACGAGGATGAGGAAGATGAGTATGACCCAGAAATGGACGATTTTATTGATGATGGAGATGACGGGCAAGATGACATTTCCAGGCACATTAAGGAAATCTTCGGCTACGATCGTAACAA ATACAAGGATGAGAGTGACTATGCGCTTAAATTCATGGAGAGCAGCTGGAAAGATTTGCAAAAAGAGGAGGCCAGGAG CCTGCGAATGGCTGTACAGGAAGATctggaggaggagaaaagagagcAAGACGAGCTGAAAAGGCAAGATGccaagaggaaaagaaagaactaA